A portion of the Oxynema aestuarii AP17 genome contains these proteins:
- a CDS encoding Tab2/Atab2 family RNA-binding protein, with the protein MSVWQADFYRRPLKTERGEPIWELLLCEADGSLTYRQRCLQSQANPQWVARQFQQFGEGQLATTVQVFRPQCLGLIGEAAKQLGMAIEATRRTYALKRLLLLLAREYPQEANYTGEEYDPLAVDRPPPLPLPEKLWGDGWRFASIEAGDLVDTFADLPIPIVEMPDLLKPIHLGLSSTVTVPGVAIDGGKASMQLARWLQGAGPVAIDYRGGEFGGLVLEAGLNDRTILATFDDPEAIAAARRFEQRKQAAGGLHFLLVQPDDTGRTYSGFWLLQAA; encoded by the coding sequence ATGTCTGTTTGGCAAGCCGATTTTTACCGACGCCCCCTTAAAACTGAACGGGGAGAACCGATCTGGGAACTACTTTTGTGTGAAGCCGATGGCAGCTTGACCTACAGACAGCGTTGTCTACAGTCCCAAGCGAATCCGCAATGGGTCGCCCGACAATTTCAACAATTTGGTGAGGGTCAACTCGCTACAACGGTGCAGGTGTTTCGTCCTCAATGTCTCGGATTGATTGGCGAAGCGGCAAAACAGCTCGGAATGGCGATCGAAGCGACCCGACGCACCTATGCGTTAAAGCGATTGCTGTTGTTACTCGCCCGGGAGTACCCCCAAGAAGCAAACTATACCGGGGAAGAGTACGATCCGTTGGCCGTCGATCGCCCGCCGCCGCTTCCATTACCGGAAAAGTTGTGGGGTGACGGTTGGCGTTTTGCCAGTATCGAGGCGGGAGATCTCGTCGATACCTTTGCCGATCTCCCGATCCCGATTGTCGAGATGCCCGACTTGCTCAAACCAATTCATTTGGGCTTGTCCTCGACGGTGACGGTTCCCGGGGTGGCGATCGATGGCGGGAAAGCTTCGATGCAACTGGCGCGCTGGTTGCAAGGGGCCGGTCCGGTGGCGATCGACTATCGCGGTGGCGAGTTCGGCGGGTTGGTGTTGGAAGCGGGATTGAACGATCGCACCATTTTGGCGACTTTTGACGACCCGGAGGCGATCGCCGCCGCCCGACGATTCGAGCAACGCAAGCAGGCGGCGGGGGGTCTGCATTTTCTCCTCGTCCAACCCGACGACACGGGCCGGACTTACAGTGGGTTTTGGCTGCTGCAAGCGGCGTGA
- a CDS encoding response regulator — protein MEISYPDNQTPTLLIVDDRIDNIQVLAIALEMHGYSITYALSGRATFERLEAIKPDLILLDLFMPDMDGLEICEKIKADPNYQDIPILFLSASEDEDHLLTAFKKGAADYLRKPFRTVELLARVKTHIQLQQQAIALKQTRNKLETLTSQIDDGVLVVDPGGMIQFANPISARMLNKSLSELVGHPCDDSLLENDGAAIEVIGENGESEKAAIHLKKGQWEDRSASMIWLRSLGRSHPLPDRD, from the coding sequence ATGGAAATTTCTTACCCCGACAATCAAACCCCTACGTTGTTAATTGTAGACGATCGCATCGACAATATCCAAGTGTTGGCGATCGCTTTGGAAATGCACGGCTATTCTATTACTTATGCCCTCAGTGGTCGCGCGACCTTTGAACGTCTCGAAGCGATTAAACCGGATTTAATTCTTCTCGATTTATTCATGCCGGATATGGATGGATTGGAAATCTGCGAAAAAATTAAAGCCGATCCGAACTATCAAGATATTCCGATTTTATTTTTATCGGCAAGTGAAGATGAAGATCATTTGCTGACTGCCTTTAAAAAAGGGGCTGCCGATTATCTGAGGAAACCGTTTAGAACCGTCGAACTTCTCGCCCGCGTTAAAACTCACATCCAATTGCAACAACAGGCGATCGCCCTCAAACAGACTCGCAATAAGCTCGAAACCCTTACCAGTCAGATCGATGACGGCGTTTTAGTCGTCGATCCAGGGGGAATGATTCAATTTGCCAATCCCATCTCGGCGCGGATGTTAAATAAGTCTTTGTCTGAATTAGTCGGCCATCCCTGCGATGATTCCCTGCTGGAAAACGACGGCGCGGCGATCGAAGTGATTGGAGAAAATGGAGAATCAGAAAAAGCGGCCATTCACCTTAAAAAAGGTCAATGGGAAGATCGATCGGCTTCGATGATTTGGTTACGCAGTCTCGGGCGTAGCCATCCGTTGCCAGATCGTGATTAA
- a CDS encoding chemotaxis protein CheB gives MSEAAENHCFVIGVGASAGGLRAVEEFFDHMPAESGAAFVVVQHLSPDFKSLMKELLERRTRMIVKRVQDGMKVEPNIVYLITPRNNLVIEDGTLKLIEQNEFPRQQPNFPIDIFLDSLAKDRGDRAMGVVLSGTGSDGSRGLQSISEAGGLTFVQSPTTAEFDGMPQSAIATGIVDRVLPPQEIAQTIYEIITMKHSGTAQPDTLLPEIESDKLRAIVQILNQYEKLDFSYYKTNTLSRRIYRRCSLSGYNLLDEYIDYLRISEEERGLLRDDLMIGVTRFFRDPEAWEYLEEEVLPELVGALENGQQLRVWVTACATGEEAYSMAIVLDEAIARLGKHLSVKIFATDIDSTALAKAAEGVYPESIAIDLSRQRLEKYFTFRDRHFHITRSLRENIIFAPHNLAKNAGFTRMHLISCRNVLIYMQPTLQQHVMRMLHFSLMHKGVLFLGAAETPGDLLEEFSPLYERYKIYQKRRNVRLPILTQNLEYTVPLTPRPPIAGRRSTHQFDPILTRAFSAFTKRRNCSCLLVNDNLELFHVVTDAAEIMEFPEGGMTRMIADLVPDELRLPIDTALHRAKRERKPVLYGSIHFNQGDVIRSVNLEVTYHCGDTRMDDFFMLAIENEDRPNLPRPIETFQQDAEATQRIVDLEYELQQTRENLQATIEELETTNEEQQATNEELLASNEELQSTNEELHSVNEELYTVNTEYQTKIRELTELTNDIDNLLRSSEIGVIFLDRHLRVRKFTPAATPAVNLVATDVDRPIQHITHNLDCPDLIDLLQMVLETERPIEREVYLEQTHTNLLMRIYPYLRDDGHGDGLAINFVNIDEIKRVQQALEQRTEELEMLYGTSPIGLALIDSDYRFVRINEVMAQINGLSAEDHLGKTIGELLPKLAPSVEPLLAQVLESNEPIRNLEVRGTTPAEPELMRDWIASYLPVELADGRRAVNAVVVDVTELKQTQAALRQSQERLQDLMRSSQTILLSCEPEPNYPIKFISENVEQVLGYSARAFVETAEFWIEHIHPDDRDRILAGFKYLGDDRSYSHEYRLRAADGSYRWFFAQMRLMENGDGSDRECVGYLVDISDRKEAEQLLEQQIQRERLVQQISNEIRKSLDPQQIFETAVKWIGQTFQVDRCVLHVYRGDGTDEDLTEALPIVAEYLNGEVPSARGISFPTFGNPPFETLLARDTPEASLRDRAIACDAIADDPLFAPQLALYQQLAIVSMLAIRTSYQNQTNGAISLHHCKTRRHWTEPEIEMLEAVAAQVGIAIAHAQLLQEARQRQQTLAHQNLALEEASQQAQAASRAKSEFLANMSHEIRTPMNAILGFSDLLHVLLQDPQGKSYLQLIQSNGRMLLTLIDDILDLSKVEAGQLKLLYEPVNLHHLLEDIKQIFAQRAAQKGLAVILNIADSLPRQISIDEIRLRQILFNLLGNAVKFTEEGKIEIGVRDYPVLEAENEPDEPARIEDNGGDRDEQFGLEITIADTGIGLSPEEQTIIFDPFQQVRGNSNRKYGGTGLGLTITRRLTEMMGGQISVDSEVNKGSTFTLRFPHLRVLPENAIVASKPVEPISLKELPPLSILIVDDVESNCELLCAYLEDSPHQILTAQNGTTALEIARSHHPDLIFLDLVMPPPGGKTVLKTLKQDERTRDIPVVMVTASIQEKDLQELQPLTQGFLRKPVSRTEITRELQRLFGQQTALPSESLPIPEAAIALSEEALRKLPELLTLLQQEEEQVWQSLHRTLALDRVRVFTAKLQRWASEYECPQLQAYVSTLSEQITGFDLVNLPKTLAAFPQVKKQLEKLLDR, from the coding sequence ATGTCTGAAGCGGCTGAAAATCATTGCTTTGTCATTGGTGTGGGAGCCTCCGCAGGTGGGTTGCGAGCCGTGGAAGAGTTTTTCGACCACATGCCTGCCGAAAGTGGGGCGGCTTTTGTCGTCGTGCAACACCTATCTCCAGACTTCAAAAGTTTGATGAAGGAATTATTAGAACGGCGCACGCGCATGATTGTCAAGCGCGTGCAAGATGGGATGAAAGTCGAACCAAATATTGTTTATTTAATTACCCCAAGAAACAATTTAGTTATCGAAGATGGAACCTTAAAATTAATCGAGCAAAATGAGTTTCCCCGGCAGCAACCAAACTTTCCCATCGATATTTTTTTAGATTCCTTGGCCAAAGATCGAGGCGATCGCGCTATGGGGGTCGTCTTATCGGGAACGGGAAGCGACGGTAGCCGGGGGCTACAGAGTATTAGCGAAGCGGGGGGATTGACCTTCGTGCAGTCGCCGACCACCGCAGAATTCGATGGAATGCCTCAAAGTGCGATCGCCACGGGGATCGTCGATCGCGTCTTACCGCCTCAAGAGATCGCCCAAACCATCTACGAAATTATTACTATGAAACATTCCGGGACGGCCCAACCGGACACCCTCCTCCCGGAAATCGAATCGGATAAACTGCGGGCGATCGTTCAAATTCTCAACCAATATGAAAAACTGGACTTTTCTTACTACAAAACCAACACCCTCAGCCGCCGAATTTACCGCCGATGTTCGTTGAGTGGCTACAACTTACTCGACGAATATATTGATTATTTGAGAATTTCCGAGGAAGAACGGGGACTGTTACGAGACGACTTAATGATTGGCGTGACCCGGTTTTTCCGCGATCCGGAAGCGTGGGAATATCTCGAAGAAGAAGTTTTACCGGAACTGGTCGGAGCCCTGGAGAACGGGCAACAATTGCGGGTGTGGGTGACTGCCTGTGCGACTGGGGAAGAAGCCTATTCGATGGCGATCGTCCTCGACGAAGCGATCGCCCGTTTGGGAAAACATCTCAGCGTCAAAATCTTTGCCACCGATATCGACAGTACCGCCTTGGCGAAAGCCGCCGAAGGGGTTTATCCCGAAAGTATTGCCATCGACTTGTCCCGCCAACGACTGGAAAAATATTTTACCTTCCGCGATCGCCATTTCCACATTACCCGCAGCCTGCGCGAAAACATCATTTTCGCCCCCCACAACTTGGCGAAAAATGCCGGATTTACGCGAATGCACCTGATTAGTTGCCGCAATGTCCTCATCTACATGCAGCCGACTTTGCAACAGCACGTCATGCGAATGTTGCACTTTTCGCTGATGCACAAGGGGGTTTTATTTCTAGGCGCTGCCGAAACTCCGGGAGACTTATTAGAAGAATTCAGTCCCCTGTATGAAAGATATAAAATTTATCAAAAACGGCGCAACGTGCGTTTACCCATTCTCACGCAAAATTTAGAATATACCGTCCCCCTCACCCCTCGCCCTCCGATTGCAGGACGGCGCAGTACCCATCAATTCGACCCGATTTTGACCCGTGCGTTCAGCGCCTTCACCAAACGCCGCAATTGTTCTTGCTTACTCGTCAATGACAATTTGGAATTATTTCACGTGGTCACCGACGCCGCAGAGATTATGGAATTTCCCGAAGGCGGGATGACGCGGATGATTGCCGATTTAGTTCCCGACGAACTGCGCCTCCCGATCGATACCGCCCTCCATCGGGCCAAGCGAGAGCGCAAACCCGTGCTTTACGGTAGCATCCACTTCAATCAGGGGGATGTGATTCGCTCGGTCAACTTAGAAGTCACTTACCATTGCGGTGACACGCGCATGGATGATTTTTTCATGCTCGCGATCGAAAATGAAGATCGTCCGAACTTACCCAGACCGATTGAAACTTTCCAACAGGATGCGGAAGCGACTCAACGCATTGTCGATTTAGAATACGAACTGCAACAGACCCGGGAAAACTTGCAGGCGACGATTGAAGAATTAGAAACCACCAACGAAGAACAGCAAGCGACGAACGAGGAACTGCTGGCCTCGAACGAAGAGCTACAAAGTACCAATGAAGAACTGCATTCGGTTAACGAAGAGCTATATACAGTTAATACCGAGTATCAGACGAAAATTCGCGAACTGACCGAACTGACCAACGACATCGACAACTTACTGCGCAGTAGCGAAATTGGGGTGATCTTTTTAGACCGCCACCTGCGCGTTCGTAAGTTTACTCCCGCCGCCACCCCCGCAGTGAATTTAGTGGCGACGGATGTAGACCGACCGATTCAGCACATTACTCATAATCTCGATTGTCCGGACTTGATCGACCTGTTGCAAATGGTTTTGGAAACGGAGCGTCCGATCGAACGAGAGGTTTACTTAGAACAGACCCACACCAATTTATTAATGCGGATTTACCCGTACTTGCGCGATGACGGTCATGGGGACGGGTTGGCGATCAATTTTGTCAATATCGACGAGATCAAGCGGGTGCAGCAAGCCCTCGAACAACGGACGGAAGAGCTAGAAATGCTCTACGGAACCTCGCCGATTGGCTTGGCGCTGATCGATTCTGACTATCGATTCGTGCGGATTAATGAGGTGATGGCACAGATTAACGGTCTGTCTGCGGAGGATCATTTGGGGAAAACGATTGGGGAACTGTTGCCGAAGTTGGCGCCGTCGGTCGAACCGTTGTTGGCGCAGGTGTTGGAGAGCAACGAACCGATCCGCAATTTGGAAGTGAGGGGAACGACACCCGCCGAACCGGAACTGATGCGCGATTGGATTGCCAGTTATCTACCTGTGGAGTTGGCGGACGGACGACGGGCGGTGAATGCGGTGGTGGTGGACGTGACCGAACTCAAGCAAACTCAAGCCGCTTTGCGCCAAAGTCAAGAGCGTTTGCAAGATTTGATGCGATCGAGCCAGACGATTTTGTTGAGTTGCGAACCGGAACCGAATTATCCGATTAAGTTTATTAGCGAGAATGTGGAGCAGGTGTTGGGGTACTCGGCCCGAGCGTTTGTGGAAACGGCGGAGTTTTGGATCGAGCATATCCATCCGGACGATCGCGATCGCATTCTCGCCGGGTTTAAGTATCTCGGCGACGATCGAAGCTATTCCCACGAGTATCGACTGCGCGCTGCAGATGGTTCCTATCGCTGGTTTTTTGCTCAAATGCGCTTGATGGAGAATGGCGATGGGAGCGATCGAGAATGTGTCGGCTATTTGGTCGATATCAGCGATCGCAAAGAAGCAGAACAGTTGCTCGAACAGCAAATCCAACGAGAACGACTGGTTCAACAAATTAGTAACGAGATTCGCAAGAGTCTCGACCCGCAACAGATTTTTGAAACGGCGGTCAAGTGGATCGGTCAAACGTTCCAGGTCGATCGCTGCGTGCTGCACGTTTATCGGGGCGACGGGACCGACGAAGACCTTACAGAGGCGCTCCCGATTGTCGCCGAGTATCTCAACGGCGAGGTTCCTTCCGCACGCGGCATCTCGTTTCCCACCTTCGGCAATCCCCCTTTTGAAACTTTACTCGCTCGCGATACGCCGGAGGCGTCGCTTCGCGATCGCGCGATCGCCTGCGACGCGATCGCCGACGATCCCCTGTTCGCGCCTCAGCTCGCTCTTTACCAGCAACTGGCGATCGTCTCGATGCTCGCCATTCGCACGTCCTACCAGAACCAAACCAATGGGGCGATCTCCTTACACCATTGCAAAACCCGGCGCCACTGGACCGAACCGGAAATCGAGATGCTCGAAGCTGTCGCCGCTCAAGTCGGGATCGCGATCGCCCACGCCCAACTACTACAAGAAGCCCGACAACGCCAGCAAACATTAGCCCACCAAAATTTAGCCCTGGAAGAAGCCAGCCAACAAGCTCAAGCCGCCAGCCGCGCTAAAAGTGAATTTCTCGCCAATATGAGCCACGAGATCCGCACTCCCATGAATGCGATCTTGGGGTTTTCGGACTTGCTGCACGTGTTGCTGCAAGACCCGCAAGGCAAAAGTTATCTCCAATTAATTCAATCCAACGGGCGGATGTTGCTGACCTTGATCGACGATATTCTCGATCTGTCGAAAGTCGAGGCAGGTCAACTGAAACTGCTTTACGAACCTGTTAACCTGCACCACCTCCTCGAAGATATCAAGCAAATTTTTGCCCAACGGGCTGCACAAAAAGGACTGGCAGTAATTTTAAATATTGCCGATAGTCTTCCCCGACAGATTTCTATTGACGAAATCCGATTGCGGCAAATTCTGTTTAATTTGTTGGGGAATGCGGTTAAATTTACGGAGGAAGGCAAAATTGAGATCGGCGTTCGGGACTATCCCGTTCTCGAAGCGGAGAACGAACCCGACGAACCCGCCCGGATCGAGGACAATGGAGGCGATCGCGACGAGCAGTTTGGTTTGGAAATTACGATCGCCGATACCGGGATCGGACTGTCCCCAGAAGAACAAACAATTATTTTCGATCCGTTCCAGCAGGTTCGCGGCAATTCCAATCGCAAATATGGCGGGACGGGTTTGGGTTTGACGATTACACGCCGCTTGACCGAAATGATGGGAGGTCAGATTTCCGTGGACAGTGAAGTTAACAAAGGTTCCACTTTTACCTTGCGCTTTCCCCATCTTCGGGTACTGCCCGAAAATGCGATCGTCGCCTCGAAACCCGTCGAACCTATTTCTCTCAAAGAGTTGCCCCCTCTCTCGATTTTGATCGTCGATGATGTCGAATCTAACTGCGAACTGCTCTGTGCTTATTTAGAGGATAGTCCCCATCAGATTTTGACGGCTCAAAACGGTACCACGGCTCTCGAAATCGCCCGATCGCACCACCCCGATCTGATTTTTCTCGATTTAGTTATGCCTCCCCCTGGGGGCAAAACCGTACTCAAAACCCTCAAACAAGACGAACGTACCCGGGATATTCCCGTGGTTATGGTTACCGCGTCGATTCAAGAAAAGGATCTCCAAGAGTTACAACCGTTAACTCAAGGTTTCTTACGCAAACCCGTCAGCCGCACGGAGATTACTCGGGAATTGCAGCGTCTTTTCGGTCAACAAACCGCCCTCCCTAGTGAGTCTCTCCCGATTCCCGAGGCGGCGATCGCCCTATCCGAGGAAGCTCTGCGTAAATTACCCGAACTCTTAACCCTGTTGCAACAAGAGGAGGAACAGGTCTGGCAAAGTCTCCACCGTACCCTCGCTCTCGATCGCGTGCGCGTTTTTACGGCTAAACTGCAACGCTGGGCCAGTGAATATGAATGCCCTCAACTGCAAGCTTACGTCTCCACCCTCAGCGAGCAAATTACTGGCTTTGATTTAGTCAATCTGCCGAAGACTCTCGCCGCTTTCCCTCAAGTTAAAAAGCAGTTAGAAAAATTGCTCGATCGTTGA
- a CDS encoding PAS domain S-box protein — protein MNNSKLNVLLVEDDPLYAELVRESVENSRGANLELGWVPTWKQAIASLNRNRFDAILLDLHLPDTQGLETIHKALSSASHLPIVVLTGLDDRELALEAVRLGAQDLLEKNQVNGPILAQSLRYAIERKQILENLKQSEAQYRSLVQHVREGIFQTDCELNWTFLNPAWEQLTGFSLEESVGKPSGQFVHPDDRDRHERKLKELFARTEASSRYQVRWLTNQGQVRWCEVHAQLYCAPDGSILGTAGILNDITARYLAQSSLENSMGLLRATFESTADGILAVDSQGNLTNWNRKLVEMCCPPDMAFDREDESAVLALVLAQLGDRDGFLQNTAHLKTPEAETFDILTLKDGRTIERYSHPCRVGDEIVGRVWSFRDVSDRQHAQEALRASEEQFRTLVANIPGAVYRCACDRQWTMEFISGEIEQICGYPAADFIDNQQRSFTSLIHPDDRDWVERDVHNAISHRVPYLLEYRIITADGTIRWVSEKGQGSFAPSGELQWLDGAIFDITKRKEAEAALRYSEAIAREKAQQLELAMQELKLAQTQLVHHEKMAGLGQLVAGVAHEINNPVGFIYSNAMAANEYAQELLELLALYESTYPEPPALIRDWIADMDLAFVREDFPRLLQSMRSGADRIGKIVKSLRQFSRLDEAEYKKVDLHEGLDGALLVLQHRLQGGDRRRAIEVVKAYGELPRVECYGSEINQVFVNILSNAIDALEEAWERRSRDRPSPEASGESESWIPQITMATGTIGNGGDRCAYARIRIRDNGLGIPPQVRDRVFDPFFTTKPVGKGTGMGLSVAYSTIVNQHQGRLECHSTSGEGTEFAIVLPLYPQDRHS, from the coding sequence ATGAATAATTCAAAGCTCAATGTTTTATTAGTAGAAGATGACCCACTCTACGCCGAGTTAGTTCGAGAGAGCGTGGAGAATTCGAGAGGAGCAAATCTGGAGTTGGGTTGGGTTCCTACTTGGAAACAGGCGATCGCCTCGTTAAATCGAAACCGATTCGACGCGATTTTACTCGACCTTCACCTCCCGGATACCCAAGGATTAGAGACCATTCACAAAGCGCTGTCCTCGGCGTCTCACCTGCCGATCGTCGTATTGACGGGTCTCGACGATCGCGAGTTGGCTCTAGAGGCAGTACGCTTGGGCGCACAAGATTTATTAGAAAAAAATCAGGTGAACGGACCGATCTTAGCGCAATCGTTGCGCTACGCGATCGAACGCAAGCAGATTCTCGAAAATCTCAAACAAAGCGAAGCGCAATATCGATCGCTCGTCCAACATGTCCGAGAAGGAATCTTTCAAACCGATTGCGAATTGAATTGGACCTTCCTCAATCCCGCGTGGGAACAACTGACCGGATTTAGCCTGGAAGAGAGCGTGGGAAAACCTTCGGGGCAGTTCGTCCATCCCGACGATCGCGATCGCCACGAACGCAAATTAAAAGAATTATTCGCACGAACCGAAGCCTCCAGCCGCTATCAAGTTCGATGGCTCACGAACCAAGGTCAGGTGCGCTGGTGCGAAGTTCACGCCCAATTGTACTGCGCGCCCGACGGCTCGATTTTAGGAACGGCGGGGATTCTCAACGACATTACCGCCCGTTACTTGGCCCAATCCTCCCTCGAAAACTCGATGGGATTGCTGCGGGCTACCTTTGAATCCACCGCCGACGGGATTTTAGCGGTAGACAGTCAGGGAAACCTCACCAATTGGAATCGCAAGTTAGTCGAAATGTGCTGCCCGCCGGACATGGCATTCGATCGCGAGGACGAATCGGCAGTGTTGGCGCTGGTATTGGCCCAATTGGGCGATCGCGATGGCTTTTTACAAAATACGGCGCATCTGAAAACCCCGGAGGCGGAAACCTTTGACATCCTCACCTTGAAAGATGGCCGCACGATCGAGCGTTATTCCCATCCCTGTCGGGTCGGGGATGAAATTGTCGGTCGGGTGTGGAGTTTTCGCGACGTGAGCGATCGCCAGCACGCCCAAGAAGCCCTACGCGCCAGCGAAGAACAGTTTAGAACCCTGGTGGCGAACATCCCCGGGGCGGTCTATCGCTGTGCGTGCGATCGCCAATGGACGATGGAGTTTATCAGTGGCGAGATCGAGCAGATTTGCGGTTATCCCGCCGCCGATTTTATCGACAACCAGCAGCGATCGTTTACCAGTCTCATCCATCCGGACGATCGCGATTGGGTCGAACGGGATGTCCACAACGCCATTTCCCATCGCGTTCCCTACTTGCTCGAATATCGCATTATCACTGCCGACGGGACGATTCGCTGGGTTTCCGAGAAGGGTCAGGGAAGTTTTGCGCCCTCTGGAGAGCTCCAGTGGTTGGATGGGGCAATTTTCGATATTACCAAACGCAAGGAAGCGGAAGCGGCCCTGCGCTATTCCGAGGCGATCGCCCGGGAAAAGGCCCAACAACTGGAATTGGCGATGCAAGAACTCAAACTCGCCCAAACTCAGCTCGTCCATCACGAAAAAATGGCGGGCTTGGGTCAACTGGTGGCGGGGGTCGCCCACGAAATTAACAATCCCGTCGGGTTTATTTACAGCAATGCGATGGCGGCGAACGAGTACGCTCAAGAATTACTCGAATTGCTCGCCCTTTACGAATCGACTTATCCGGAACCTCCGGCGTTGATTCGCGATTGGATCGCGGATATGGATTTGGCGTTCGTGCGCGAGGATTTCCCCCGCTTGTTGCAATCGATGCGAAGTGGCGCCGATCGCATTGGCAAGATCGTTAAATCGTTGCGGCAATTCTCGCGACTGGACGAGGCGGAATATAAGAAGGTGGACCTGCACGAAGGACTCGACGGCGCTTTGCTGGTGTTGCAACATCGCTTGCAAGGGGGCGATCGCCGCCGAGCGATCGAGGTGGTGAAAGCATACGGCGAATTGCCTCGGGTGGAATGTTACGGCAGTGAGATCAATCAGGTCTTTGTCAATATTTTGTCGAACGCGATCGATGCGTTAGAGGAGGCGTGGGAGCGGCGATCGCGCGATCGCCCGTCGCCGGAAGCAAGCGGGGAGAGCGAATCGTGGATCCCTCAGATTACGATGGCGACCGGGACGATCGGCAATGGCGGCGATCGCTGCGCTTACGCTCGAATCCGCATTCGCGATAATGGCTTGGGAATTCCCCCGCAGGTGCGCGATCGCGTCTTCGATCCGTTCTTCACTACCAAACCCGTGGGAAAAGGGACCGGAATGGGTTTATCGGTCGCCTATTCGACGATCGTCAACCAACACCAAGGGCGCTTGGAATGTCACAGCACCTCGGGAGAAGGAACCGAATTTGCGATCGTGCTCCCCCTTTATCCGCAAGATCGCCACAGTTAA